One genomic segment of Sorex araneus isolate mSorAra2 chromosome X, mSorAra2.pri, whole genome shotgun sequence includes these proteins:
- the TRAK2 gene encoding trafficking kinesin-binding protein 2 isoform X4, with protein sequence MTRTYNDIDMVTHLLAERDRDLELAARIGQALLKRNHVLSEQNESLEEQLGQAFDQVNQLQHELSKKDELLRIVSIASEESETDSSCSTPLRFNESFNLSQGLLQLDMLQEKLRELEEENMALRSKACHIKTETITYEEKEQQLVHDCVKELRETNAQMSRMTEELSGKSDELLRYQEEISSLLSQIVDLQHKLKEHVIEKEELRLHLQASKDAQRQLTMELHELQDRNMECLGMLHESQEEIKELRSRSGPAAHLYSQSYGAFSGESLAAEIEGTMRKKLSLDEESSVFKQKAQQKRVFDTVKVANDTRSRAAPYAALPIPGSNRSSVIMTAKPFESGLQQAEDKMLLNQADNSEANPGNTQNEDQSDPSADSDLATALHRLSLRRQNYLSEKQFFAEEWERKIQVLADQKEEVVSGCDTPPESLVSLCTNQSEITDLSTVSCLRGFMPEKLQIVKPLEGSQTLYHWQQLAQPNLGTILDPRPGVITKGFTQLPKDAVYHLSDLEEDDEEGITFQVQPPLQVEQKPSVSEPVTGIFLPPITSAGGQVTAATLNPGKCLSGTNSTYTFTTCRILHPSDITQVTPSSGFPSLSCGSSSSSSSNTAVNSPAMSYRLSIGESITNRRDSTITFSSTMGLAKLLQERGISAKVYHSPISESPLLQPLSKALAIPCTPPNSPSHSPCPSPLPFEPRVHTSENFLASRPAETFLQEMYGLRPSRNPPDVGQLKMNLVDRLKRLGIARVVKTPDAQENGRSQEAEIGLQRPGSAVYLNSGSNLLSGLRRNQSLPVMMGSFGTPVCTPSPKMDILKED encoded by the exons AGGGACCGTGATCTGGAGCTAGCTGCTCGAATTGGACAAGCTCTCTTAAAGCGGAACCATGTCTTATCTGAGCAGAATGAATCCTTGGAGGAGCAATTGGGACAAGCCTTTGATCAA GTTAATCAACTGCAGCATGAGCTGTCCAAGAAAGATGAGTTACTTCGAATTGTGTCCATTGCTTCTGAAGAGAGTGAAACTGATTCCAGCTGTTCTACACCTCTTAGATTCAATGAATCCTTCAACTTATCTCAAGGTTTGCTGCAGCTGGACATGCTGCAAGAAAAGCTCAGAGAACTGGAAGAGGAGAATATGGCCCTTAGATCCAAG gctTGTCACATAAAGACAGAAACTATTACCTACGAAGAGAAGGAACAACAGCTTGTCCATGACTGCGTTAAGGAGCTTC GTGAAACAAATGCTCAGATGTCCAGAATGACTGAAGAATTGTCTGGGAAGAGTGATGAACTGCTCAGATACCAAGAAGAAATCTCCTCTCTCTTGTCTCAGATTGTAGATCTTCAGCACAAACTTAAAGAA caTGTGATTGAGAAAGAAGAACTGAGGCTTCACCTCCAAGCTTCCAAAGATGCCCAAAGACAACTGACAATGGAG ttgCATGAGTTACAAGATAGGAATATGGAATGTCTGGGAATGTTACATGAATcccaagaagaaataaaggaactTCGTAGTAGATCTGGCCCTGCTGCTCATCTTTACTCCCAGTCATATGGCGCTTTTTCTGGG gaaTCCCTGGCAGCTGAGATTGAGGGAACCATGCGTAAAAAGTTGAGTTTGGATGAAGAATCTTCTGTTTTTAAGCAAAA AGCCCAGCAGAAACGGGTATTTGACACTGTCAAGGTTGCAAATGACACACGGAGCCGCGCTGCCCCGTACGCAGCCCTGCCCATTCCAGGATCCAACCGTTCAAGTGTCATCATGACAGCAAAGCCTTTCGAGTCTGGTTTACAGCAGGCAGAGGACAAAATGCTCCTGAACCAGGCTGACAACTCAGAGGCGAATCCGGG GAACACCCAGAATGAAGATCAATCAGACCCCTCTGCAGATAGTGATTTGGCTACAGCATTGCATCGCCTGAGTCTGCGGCGGCAGAACTACTTGAGTGAGAAGCAATTCTTTGCTGAAGAATGGGAGCGGAAGATTCAGGTTCTGGCCGACCAGAAAGAAGAAGTGGTTAGTGGTTGTGATACCCCTCCAGAGAGTCTTGTCTCACTGTGCACCAACCAGTCAGAAATCACCGACCTCAGCACTGTCAGTTGCCTTCGAGGATTTATGCCTGAAAAATTGCAAATTGTCAAACCCTTAGAAG GATCACAAACTCTGTACCACTGGCAGCAACTTGCTCAACCAAATTTAGGAACCATCCTCGATCCAAGACCAGGTGTCATCACTAAAGGCTTTACCCAGTTACCCAAGGATGCCGTCTATCACCTCTCAGATTTAGAAGAGGATGATGAGGAAGGCATCACATTCCAGGTTCAGCCACCTCTTCAAGTGGAACAGAAACCTTCAGTATCCGAGCCAGTAACAGGAATCTTCCTGCCGCCCATCACTTCAGCAGGTGGGCAGGTTACAG CCGCAACCTTGAATCCAGGAAAGTGTCTTTCAGGCACAAACTCAACCTACACCTTCACCACCTGTAGGATATTACATCCTTCTGATATCACTCAGGTTACCCCCAG ctcTGGGTTTCCTTCATTGTCCTGTGGAAGTAGCAGTAGCAGTTCCTCAAACACAGCGGTGAATTCGCCAGCCATGTCCTATAGACTCAGCATTGGTGAATCCATCACCAACCGACGAGATTCCACTATAACCTTCAGCAGCACCATGGGCTTGGCCAAACTCCTACAAGAACGAGGCATCTCTGCTAAAGTGTACCATAGCCCCATTTCAGAGAGCCCCCTCCTTCAGCCTCTCTCTAAAGCCCTAGCTATCCCTTGCACCCCGCCAAACTCACCATCTCACTCACCCTGCCCTTCTCCTTTGCCCTTTGAACCTCGAGTGCATACCTCTGAAAATTTTTTGGCCTCTCGACCAGCTGAAACATTCCTCCAGGAAATGTATGGCTTGAGGCCTTCCCGGAACCCTCCTGATGTTGGCCAGTTGAAAATGAACTTAGTGGACAGGCTGAAGAGACTGGGGATTGCCAGAGTGGTCAAGACTCCTGATGCCCAGGAAAATGGAAGAAGCCAAGAAGCAGAAATTGGTCTTCAAagaccaggctctgctgtttatTTAAATTCAGGTAGCAATTTATTGAGTGGACTGAGAAGGAATCAGAGTCTTCCAGTAATGATGGGTAGCTTTGGTACCCCAGTTTGCACACCCTCACCCAAAATGGATATTCTGAAGGAGGACTGA